A stretch of Xenopus laevis strain J_2021 chromosome 8S, Xenopus_laevis_v10.1, whole genome shotgun sequence DNA encodes these proteins:
- the cradd.2.S gene encoding CASP2 and RIPK1 domain containing adaptor with death, gene 2 S homeolog isoform X1: MDPKHKELLRRQRLELCAEGLADGLVPQYLLQEGIITESHLEEISSQVTSQRRAMKLLDILPTRGPKAFEVFVDSLSEFPWVRENLIKLSKDGTDIPGGRMLELPCKFHHSCPTEKQLNILAGKLGPEWEQILVHLGLDHSDLYRCKEQNRYSVQSQIVEGLVKWKRQMGSKATMLQLWQALEAAEADLSVMQYILQ; this comes from the coding sequence atggATCCTAAGCATAAGGAACTACTCAGAAGGCAGCGCCTGGAGCTTTGTGCTGAGGGCCTTGCAGATGGACTGGTCCCACAGTATTTACTACAAGAAGGAATCATCACAGAGAGCCATTTAGAGGAAATCAGTTCCCAAGTCACCAGCCAGAGACGAGCCATGAAGCTTCTAGATATTCTTCCTACCCGTGGGCCAAAAGCATTTGAGGTTTTCGTGGATTCTTTAAGTGAATTTCCCTGGGTGCGTGAGAACTTGATAAAGCTTAGTAAAGATGGCACTGATATTCCAGGAGGAAGGATGCTGGAGTTGCCATGTAAATTCCATCACAGCTGCCCTACTGAAAAGCAATTGAACATCCTGGCAGGGAAGTTGGGGCCAGAGTGGGAGCAGATACTTGTACATCTCGGCTTGGACCACAGTGACCTGTACAGATGTAAGGAGCAGAACCGTTACAGTGTGCAGTCGCAAATAGTGGAAGGTTTGGTGAAATGGAAACGGCAAATGGGAAGCAAAGCCACAATGTTGCAGCTATGGCAAGCGCTGGAAGCAGCGGAGGCAGACTTGTCTGTCATGCAGTATATCCTGCAGTGA